A genomic stretch from Benincasa hispida cultivar B227 unplaced genomic scaffold, ASM972705v1 Contig62, whole genome shotgun sequence includes:
- the LOC120069839 gene encoding tryptophan N-monooxygenase CYP79A68-like → MKAFLFSSELAYQNFGKAAIAKTFISFILFISSFIIYVIRIYHYYHKRKPLALRLPPGPKPWPLLGCLPAMLLRKKNSPTHQWIHEVMKQFNNEIACIRLGSNTHIIPVASPELALEFLKTYDSVFASRPIISITAQMLSYGFLGTVVLPIGDQWKKMRKNLASHVFNPSTLHRILGQRLKKADTLLCYVFSLTRSCEAINIRSITQHYCNNIIRRMIFNRRYYGKGREDEGPSFEEEYHNQALLTILMHTYAFSVSEFMPCLKPFDLDGHRKIVKGALNVIRNYDEPIIEESVQEWRDGRRNEVEDILDILISLKNENGTSMLSIEEISAQITVGITIFSSIVEDFTLEI, encoded by the coding sequence ATGAAAGCTTTCTTATTCAGTAGTGAATTGGCATATCAGAACTTTGGAAAGGCAGCCATAGCCAAAACCTTCATTTCCTTCATTTTATTCATATCTTCctttattatttatgttattaGGATTTATCACTATTACCACAAAAGAAAGCCCTTAGCCTTGAGGCTGCCACCAGGCCCAAAGCCATGGCCACTCCTTGGCTGCCTTCCAGCAATGTTATTGAGGAAAAAAAACTCACCAACACACCAATGGATTCATGAAGTAATGAAGCAATTCAATAATGAAATTGCATGCATCCGTCTCGGATCAAATACTCATATAATCCCTGTTGCTTCTCCCGAGTTGGCTCTTGAATTTTTAAAGACATACGATTCCGTCTTCGCATCACGACCGATAATTTCCATCACTGCCCAGATGTTGAGTTATGGATTCCTCGGTACAGTTGTTTTGCCGATAGGGGATCAATGGAAGAAGATGAGAAAGAACCTTGCTTCTCATGTTTTCAATCCATCGACCCTCCATCGAATTCTTGGACAAAGATTAAAGAAAGCTGATACTCTTCTATGCTACGTCTTTAGCCTCACTAGAAGCTGTGAAGCGATCAATATAAGAAGCATTACACAACATTATTGCAACAACATTATTAGAAGAATGATATTCAATAGAAGATATTATGGAAAAGGAAGGGAAGATGAGGGGCCATCTTTTGAAGAAGAATACCATAATCAAGCATTGCTTACGATTCTAATGCATACTTATGCATTTTCTGTATCGGAGTTTATGCCTTGTTTGAAGCCATTTGATTTGGATGGACACCGGAAGATAGTAAAAGGGGCCTTGAATGTCATAAGAAACTATGATGAACCAATAATAGAGGAAAGTGTTCAAGAATGGAGAGATGGGAGGAGAAACGAGGTGGAGGATATTCTTGATATCCTTATCTCACTCAAAAATGAGAATGGTACATCGATGTTGTCAATCGAAGAGATTAGTGCTCAAATCACGGTAGGTATAACCATTTTTTCATCTATTGTAGAGGATTTCACATTGGAAATATGA